In a genomic window of Dyadobacter fermentans DSM 18053:
- the rpoN gene encoding RNA polymerase factor sigma-54, which yields MLNLLHLTTMELEQRIKEELEENPILEEGKEDSTSEEAPEEFDDADISSGGDDNTVQDYYDWDEFRDDDIPDYKTYANNQSADNELYTRPMVEAISFRDDLKQQVHFLQLDERQQLIADFILDSLDEDGFLRRESDVIADDISFANSMFIDTDEVNTMLKVIQQLDPPGIAASDLRECLLIQLNRMDNQNDTWKWAYKIVCDAFDELGSRNYDKIMRITGLDEESLKKAIQLITTLNPKPASGLRNDAIVNESIKPDFMLWYTEDGEIEVQLTWGNSPALKLNKVFTQMAEEKRDKATNQFLKNKMNSAKWFIDAIKQRENTMLNTLKAIVKLQYDYFQTGDIKKLRPMILKDVAEIIDMDISTVSRVTTNKYVQTPFGIVLLKDLFTEGVTNEDGTEVSNREIQEAIREIVSEEDKRHPYNDQQITDMLAVKGYSVARRTVAKYREQLNIPTARLRVTI from the coding sequence ATGCTGAATTTACTGCACCTGACTACAATGGAGCTTGAACAAAGGATTAAGGAGGAGCTGGAAGAAAATCCGATACTGGAAGAAGGGAAAGAGGATAGTACGTCTGAGGAAGCGCCCGAAGAGTTCGATGATGCGGATATTTCATCGGGTGGCGACGATAATACCGTTCAGGACTATTATGACTGGGATGAGTTCCGTGACGATGATATTCCCGACTACAAAACTTATGCAAACAACCAGTCGGCCGATAACGAACTTTACACCCGGCCGATGGTGGAGGCCATTTCGTTCCGGGATGACCTCAAACAGCAGGTACACTTTCTGCAATTGGATGAGCGTCAGCAACTAATCGCCGACTTCATCCTCGATTCACTGGATGAAGACGGGTTCCTCCGGCGCGAAAGCGATGTAATTGCGGACGATATTTCATTTGCGAACAGCATGTTTATCGATACCGACGAAGTGAACACGATGCTGAAAGTGATCCAACAGCTCGATCCTCCTGGAATTGCGGCCAGTGACCTGCGGGAATGTCTGCTCATCCAGCTCAACCGGATGGATAACCAGAACGATACCTGGAAATGGGCATACAAGATCGTGTGCGACGCATTCGACGAACTGGGTTCGCGGAACTACGATAAGATTATGCGCATTACCGGCCTGGACGAGGAGTCGTTGAAAAAGGCCATACAGCTCATCACGACGCTCAACCCGAAACCGGCCTCGGGCCTGCGGAACGATGCCATCGTGAACGAAAGCATTAAGCCCGATTTCATGCTTTGGTATACCGAAGACGGAGAGATCGAAGTGCAGCTCACCTGGGGCAACAGTCCTGCATTGAAGCTGAATAAGGTATTCACCCAAATGGCGGAAGAAAAGCGCGACAAAGCCACCAACCAGTTCCTGAAAAATAAAATGAACTCGGCCAAGTGGTTTATCGACGCCATCAAGCAGCGCGAAAACACGATGCTGAACACGCTGAAAGCCATTGTGAAACTTCAATACGACTATTTCCAGACCGGCGACATCAAGAAGCTGCGCCCGATGATTTTGAAAGATGTGGCGGAAATCATCGATATGGATATTTCTACCGTATCTAGGGTAACGACCAACAAATATGTTCAGACGCCATTCGGCATTGTGCTGCTGAAAGACTTGTTCACCGAAGGCGTTACCAATGAGGACGGAACCGAAGTTTCGAACCGCGAGATTCAGGAGGCGATCCGCGAGATTGTCAGCGAAGAGGACAAGCGGCACCCTTATAATGACCAACAGATTACAGATATGCTGGCAGTGAAAGGCTACTCCGTTGCACGACGGACCGTGGCCAAGTACCGCGAGCAGTTGAATATACCTACCGCGAGGTTGAGAGTTACTATTTAA
- a CDS encoding efflux RND transporter periplasmic adaptor subunit encodes MKNTMYVVTLVAMGVWLASCGTKKIENEESKAFMLSDTMMSRIKIDTVRTEPVRNELTLVGKVVPDENQVIKVYPLVGGNVEEVDVELGDNVRKGQKLATIRSGEVADFERQMIQAQSDLLIARKNLSSTEDLFESKLVPERDVISARQIVDKAQAELNRVKEVFSIYGLGKSTNYTVKSPINGFIIDKNVNRGMQLRSDNSESLFTVGQIADVWVMANVNESDIPRIKLGMQAEVRTISFSDEVFKGKVDKIYNVLDPDTKAMKIRIQLQNVGFKLKPEMHATVTLNFEEGEQMQAIPSQSVIFDRSKNWVMVYHSRSKIETRPVEVYRSLANTTYIREGLKPGEAIISKNQLLVYDALND; translated from the coding sequence ATGAAAAATACAATGTATGTCGTAACGCTGGTTGCTATGGGCGTGTGGCTGGCATCTTGCGGAACCAAAAAGATTGAAAACGAGGAATCGAAGGCATTTATGCTTTCGGATACGATGATGAGCCGCATTAAAATCGACACGGTACGGACCGAGCCGGTGCGGAATGAACTGACGCTCGTCGGCAAAGTGGTGCCGGACGAAAACCAGGTCATTAAAGTGTACCCGCTCGTGGGCGGCAATGTGGAAGAAGTGGATGTGGAACTGGGCGATAATGTGCGGAAAGGGCAGAAACTCGCCACGATCCGTTCCGGCGAGGTGGCCGATTTTGAGCGGCAAATGATCCAGGCGCAGTCCGATCTCCTGATTGCCCGAAAAAACCTGTCGTCGACCGAGGATTTGTTCGAAAGCAAGCTCGTACCCGAGCGCGATGTGATTTCGGCGCGGCAGATTGTGGATAAAGCGCAAGCCGAGCTGAACCGCGTGAAGGAAGTGTTTTCCATTTATGGTTTGGGCAAATCCACCAATTACACGGTGAAATCGCCCATTAACGGCTTCATCATCGACAAAAACGTGAACCGCGGCATGCAGCTGCGCTCCGACAACTCCGAAAGCCTTTTCACGGTCGGCCAGATCGCCGACGTATGGGTAATGGCCAATGTGAACGAAAGCGACATCCCGCGCATCAAGCTCGGCATGCAGGCGGAAGTGCGCACGATCAGCTTTTCGGACGAAGTTTTCAAAGGCAAGGTCGATAAAATCTACAACGTCCTCGACCCGGACACAAAGGCAATGAAAATCCGCATTCAATTGCAGAATGTAGGTTTCAAACTCAAACCCGAAATGCACGCGACGGTGACGCTTAATTTCGAGGAAGGCGAGCAAATGCAAGCTATCCCGTCCCAATCCGTTATTTTCGACCGCAGCAAGAACTGGGTAATGGTATACCACAGCCGCTCCAAAATCGAAACCCGCCCGGTTGAAGTCTATCGCTCCCTCGCGAACACCACCTACATACGCGAAGGCCTCAAACCCGGAGAAGCGATCATTTCCAAAAACCAGCTACTCGTTTATGACGCGCTGAATGATTAA
- a CDS encoding YtxH domain-containing protein — MSTNKIILGIVTAAVAGAVIGLLIAPEDSKRTFKKLKKKTNNLAGDLIAALEKSKEKAANAAAGLKEEGKAYANEAAGKAEEYVDSARHQVGNI; from the coding sequence ATGTCGACGAACAAAATCATCTTAGGAATAGTGACAGCTGCGGTAGCCGGTGCTGTAATCGGCCTGCTCATCGCCCCGGAAGACAGCAAAAGGACTTTCAAAAAGCTGAAAAAGAAAACGAACAACCTAGCCGGAGACCTGATCGCCGCCCTTGAAAAAAGCAAGGAAAAGGCAGCCAATGCAGCCGCCGGTCTTAAAGAGGAAGGCAAAGCATACGCAAACGAAGCGGCTGGTAAAGCCGAAGAATATGTGGATTCGGCCCGTCATCAGGTAGGAAACATTTAA
- a CDS encoding hybrid sensor histidine kinase/response regulator — protein sequence MNNKLIRVLLVDDDEDDYFLTREYFQDLVNWKFDITWCATFKEAEIQIRNNKFDLYLFDYLLGESTGIDLIELACSFECEEPIILLTGKGDTKIAVEALRLGAADYLIKSELDAEKLERSIRYALERTSVLKALRHSERRYRRVFEESNDFLFISDLEGNIIDFNEAASQLTGYSGDQLKEKKITELVEDPLFASLWKDIAEQPIHDHEVRLLNKEGEKRYCLFSASVEVDDDHPYIQGRLHDMTARKQSEKERLFSEKMAVTGRLVRMLAHEVRNPLTNVNLSAEQLEMELADEDQKFYTQIIKRNCTRINDLITQLLQPSTSEDIELIESSVHSVLSQAINAALDRVQLKRIQIVNEFASDELALPLDQVSLQMAFLNLITNAIEAMEEDRGVLRIATRSQGDQIQVMFTDNGAGISEEHMDKIFEPYFTGKNNGMGIGLSTTMSIIHAHHGRIEVQSELGVGTTFTISFQSAK from the coding sequence ATGAACAATAAATTGATCCGGGTACTTTTGGTTGATGATGATGAGGATGACTATTTCCTGACCCGGGAGTATTTTCAGGACCTTGTCAACTGGAAATTCGATATTACCTGGTGTGCCACTTTCAAGGAAGCCGAAATACAGATCCGCAACAACAAGTTCGATCTTTACCTATTTGATTACCTTCTCGGTGAGAGCACTGGTATAGACCTGATCGAACTCGCTTGCAGCTTCGAATGCGAGGAGCCCATTATCCTGCTCACCGGCAAAGGCGATACTAAGATCGCCGTGGAAGCATTGCGCCTCGGAGCGGCCGATTACCTGATCAAAAGCGAGCTCGACGCCGAAAAGCTGGAAAGAAGCATCCGCTACGCACTGGAACGCACCTCGGTGCTGAAAGCATTGCGGCATAGCGAGCGGCGCTACCGGCGCGTGTTCGAGGAATCGAACGATTTCCTGTTCATCAGTGACCTCGAAGGCAATATCATCGATTTCAACGAGGCCGCCAGCCAGCTGACGGGCTATTCGGGTGATCAGTTGAAGGAAAAAAAGATTACAGAGCTCGTCGAGGACCCGCTGTTCGCATCACTCTGGAAAGACATTGCCGAGCAGCCCATTCACGACCACGAGGTACGTCTGCTCAACAAGGAAGGCGAAAAGCGGTACTGCCTGTTTTCGGCATCGGTAGAAGTGGACGACGACCATCCGTATATTCAGGGCCGATTGCATGATATGACTGCGCGCAAGCAGTCGGAAAAAGAGCGGTTATTTTCAGAAAAAATGGCGGTTACCGGTCGGCTCGTACGCATGCTTGCGCACGAAGTCCGCAACCCGCTCACGAATGTGAACCTCTCGGCCGAGCAGCTCGAAATGGAGCTGGCCGACGAAGACCAGAAGTTTTACACACAAATCATCAAACGCAACTGCACGCGCATTAACGACCTCATTACGCAGCTGCTGCAACCATCCACTTCGGAGGACATCGAGCTGATCGAAAGCTCCGTGCATTCGGTGCTCAGCCAGGCCATTAATGCGGCGCTCGACCGCGTGCAGCTCAAAAGAATCCAGATCGTGAACGAATTCGCGAGCGACGAACTTGCGTTGCCGCTTGATCAGGTTTCGTTGCAAATGGCTTTTCTTAACCTCATTACCAATGCCATCGAGGCGATGGAAGAGGACCGGGGCGTGTTGCGCATCGCCACCCGCAGCCAGGGCGACCAGATCCAGGTGATGTTTACCGACAATGGCGCGGGCATCAGCGAGGAGCACATGGACAAGATCTTCGAACCCTACTTTACCGGCAAAAACAACGGAATGGGTATCGGCCTGTCGACGACCATGAGCATTATTCACGCGCATCATGGCCGTATCGAAGTGCAATCGGAGCTCGGCGTGGGTACTACATTTACCATCAGCTTTCAATCCGCCAAATAG
- a CDS encoding sigma-54-dependent transcriptional regulator, which yields MKKIVVVDDEADICFLLKRFLSKNDFIVETAQNGKDGLALIESISPDLVMTDFRLGDITGTELLTTIKSKRPNVPVLIITGYSDIKVAVNVMKLGAYDYITKPLFPDEILVTVKKAIADAEAAQNDEQHYIAPASSDGMAEAPKPARKSQSRTKAGYVMGNSEVSDNLFRQVDLVAPTNFSVIIYGESGSGKEAIAQEIHNRSKRKDMPFVAMDCGAISKELAGSELFGHEKGSFTGALQTKIGHFELANGGTLFLDEVSNLSYEIQVALLRVVQERKMRRIGGSKEIDLDVRIIVASNERLLDSARNGKFREDLYYRFNEFTIEVPALRNRKDDLMLFAGAFLENTNAELGKNVRGFSEEVKNDFLNYSWPGNLRELKNVIKRATLLSDGELIEEKALPFEIVNYKRLKDLDDEPAPAASSVVSLLSDNVDGEESKPSLKTVANEAEYDMIMQVLRDVNFNKSKAARLLNIDRKTLYNKMKQFDI from the coding sequence ATGAAAAAAATAGTTGTTGTTGATGATGAAGCGGATATTTGCTTCCTTTTGAAGCGTTTTTTGTCAAAAAATGATTTTATAGTAGAAACTGCCCAGAATGGTAAGGACGGCCTGGCATTGATAGAGTCCATTTCGCCGGACCTGGTCATGACCGATTTCCGGCTCGGGGATATTACAGGCACCGAGCTGCTGACGACCATCAAATCCAAAAGACCCAACGTACCCGTACTGATCATCACCGGCTATTCCGACATTAAGGTGGCCGTGAATGTGATGAAACTGGGTGCATACGATTACATTACAAAACCCCTCTTCCCGGACGAGATCCTCGTGACGGTGAAGAAGGCAATCGCCGACGCGGAAGCCGCTCAGAACGACGAACAGCATTACATTGCCCCGGCGTCGTCCGATGGCATGGCGGAGGCCCCCAAGCCTGCCCGCAAGAGCCAGTCGCGCACGAAGGCAGGTTATGTGATGGGCAACAGCGAGGTTTCCGACAACCTTTTCCGGCAAGTGGACCTGGTTGCGCCGACCAATTTCAGCGTGATTATTTACGGGGAGAGCGGCTCGGGTAAGGAAGCGATCGCCCAGGAAATCCACAACCGCTCGAAACGCAAAGACATGCCGTTTGTAGCGATGGACTGCGGTGCTATTTCGAAAGAACTGGCTGGCAGCGAGTTGTTTGGGCATGAGAAAGGCTCATTTACGGGTGCATTGCAAACCAAAATCGGGCATTTCGAGCTGGCAAACGGCGGTACGCTGTTTCTGGATGAGGTTTCCAACCTTTCCTACGAAATCCAGGTGGCGTTGCTGCGCGTGGTGCAGGAACGCAAAATGCGACGCATCGGCGGCTCAAAAGAGATCGACCTCGACGTGCGGATCATCGTTGCGAGTAACGAGCGATTGCTCGATTCGGCGCGGAACGGGAAATTCCGCGAAGACCTTTATTACCGTTTCAACGAATTTACGATCGAAGTGCCGGCGTTGCGGAACCGCAAGGACGATTTGATGCTCTTCGCAGGCGCATTCCTTGAAAACACCAATGCAGAACTGGGCAAGAATGTAAGAGGGTTTTCGGAAGAGGTCAAAAACGATTTCCTCAACTACTCGTGGCCGGGTAACCTGCGCGAGCTTAAAAACGTGATCAAGCGCGCGACGCTACTTTCCGACGGTGAACTGATCGAGGAAAAGGCATTGCCGTTCGAGATCGTCAACTACAAGCGCTTGAAAGATCTGGACGACGAGCCGGCGCCGGCTGCAAGCTCGGTAGTTTCGCTGCTGTCCGACAATGTCGATGGCGAGGAATCCAAGCCCAGCCTGAAAACAGTGGCCAACGAAGCCGAATACGATATGATCATGCAGGTGCTTCGGGATGTTAATTTCAATAAGAGCAAAGCCGCTCGTTTATTGAACATCGACAGGAAGACGCTGTATAACAAAATGAAACAATTTGATATCTGA
- a CDS encoding TolC family protein, which produces MRTYFTGLFVLLATALHAQDTLRLSIRQADSLFLQHNLEILAEKYQIDIAKSIEVQDKLWNNPTFGVEISAYNPSRGAFDVGRNGQKAFTIQQLITRAGKRNKQVALDVESTRRSEYQFYNLIRTLKFELRQIFFESYYLEQTIALYDNQIATLTTTVSAFDREYNRKNISLKEVVRLKALLFELTNERANILFELQENQRDLRTLLSTEQPVQSIVDSTEIQRYHLDRYNIAALKEKALQSRADLKVAQSETKQAELNYTLQKALAVPDIQVGAVYDQASNYQNNYFGVNATIDLPFFNRNQGNIRAAKSSISYHRTAENAKLNAVNNEVDAAVQKVGIADKAFQSVESQFTDQFQLLSKGIYDNFQKRNITLLEFIDFIETYNESIKEYNRLQADRIKVYEELNYVVGEELFN; this is translated from the coding sequence ATGCGAACCTACTTCACCGGGCTCTTCGTTTTGCTAGCCACGGCCCTACACGCACAGGACACGCTGCGCCTTTCGATACGGCAGGCCGACAGTCTTTTTTTACAACACAACCTCGAAATCCTGGCAGAAAAATACCAGATCGACATTGCGAAGTCGATCGAGGTCCAGGATAAGCTTTGGAACAACCCCACTTTCGGCGTCGAGATCAGCGCCTACAATCCGTCCCGCGGGGCATTCGATGTCGGCAGGAATGGGCAAAAAGCTTTCACGATCCAGCAGCTGATCACCCGCGCGGGCAAACGTAACAAGCAGGTAGCGCTCGACGTCGAATCGACGCGTAGGAGCGAGTATCAGTTCTACAACCTGATCCGCACCTTGAAATTCGAACTGCGGCAGATCTTTTTCGAGTCATATTACCTCGAACAGACCATCGCATTGTATGATAACCAGATCGCGACGCTCACCACGACCGTCAGTGCATTCGACAGGGAATACAATCGCAAGAATATATCGCTCAAAGAGGTTGTGCGGCTGAAAGCGCTGCTATTCGAGCTCACCAATGAGCGCGCTAATATCCTTTTCGAATTACAGGAAAACCAGCGCGACCTCCGCACGCTGCTGAGCACCGAGCAGCCCGTGCAATCGATCGTTGACAGCACCGAAATCCAGCGCTACCATCTCGACCGCTACAACATCGCCGCGCTGAAAGAAAAAGCACTGCAAAGCCGGGCCGACCTGAAAGTGGCGCAATCGGAGACGAAGCAGGCGGAATTAAACTACACCCTGCAAAAAGCCCTGGCAGTACCCGATATCCAGGTAGGCGCCGTGTACGATCAGGCTAGCAACTACCAAAACAACTACTTCGGCGTAAATGCGACCATCGACCTGCCGTTCTTCAACCGGAACCAGGGCAACATCCGCGCCGCCAAAAGCAGCATCAGTTACCATAGAACGGCCGAAAATGCCAAGCTGAATGCGGTAAATAACGAGGTCGACGCGGCGGTGCAGAAGGTTGGCATTGCCGATAAAGCCTTCCAGAGCGTCGAAAGCCAGTTTACCGACCAGTTTCAGCTGCTTAGCAAAGGCATTTACGACAATTTCCAGAAACGGAACATCACGCTGCTCGAATTCATCGACTTCATCGAGACTTACAACGAGAGTATCAAGGAGTATAACCGCCTCCAAGCCGACCGCATTAAGGTGTACGAGGAGCTGAATTACGTCGTCGGCGAAGAACTATTCAATTAA
- a CDS encoding response regulator translates to MKIVIIEDERDLGVLMRNFLVRQLNIKTPEGSIRVVASLTEGLDCVREMNPDWIFIDNNLPDGKGVEAIRQLRDVHPGKPAKVVMMSAMTNLREEAFRNGADYFLDKPISFVEVKNIFTKLTGDI, encoded by the coding sequence ATGAAAATTGTTATTATCGAAGATGAAAGGGATTTGGGAGTGTTGATGCGCAATTTTCTAGTAAGACAACTGAATATTAAAACACCGGAGGGATCGATCCGGGTGGTGGCTTCATTAACGGAGGGTCTCGATTGTGTCAGGGAGATGAATCCCGATTGGATATTCATAGACAATAACTTACCCGACGGAAAGGGCGTAGAGGCGATCCGCCAGTTGCGCGATGTACACCCTGGCAAACCTGCAAAAGTGGTGATGATGAGCGCCATGACCAACTTAAGAGAAGAGGCATTCAGAAACGGGGCCGACTACTTCCTGGACAAACCGATCAGTTTTGTCGAAGTCAAGAATATCTTCACAAAACTCACCGGCGATATCTGA
- a CDS encoding efflux RND transporter permease subunit yields the protein MNKFIRGIVGFSLKNRFFIFFMTGLLIVSGVVSYQHTPLEAFPDVTNTQIIIVTQWNGRSAEEIERFVTVPIEVAMNSVQQKTNVRSTTMFGLSIVKIIFDDNVEDFFARQQVNNQLRTVSLPDGVEPDVQPPYGPTGEIFRFTLQSKDRDSRELLTLHKWVIDRQLRSVPGVADVVAFGGRDKIYEVQVNPTKLVKYNITPLEVYQAVTKSNINVGGDVIEKNGQAYVVRGIGLLNSIPDIQNIIVEYVKDYPVLVKDVADVKESDMPRVGQVGLDGNDDVVEGIVVQRKGENPSEVLARVKDKIEELNTKILPPDVKMVTFYDRDNLIEFCAHTVKHNLVEGIVLVTVIVFLFMADWRTTVIVSIIIPLALLFAFMCLKLMGMSANLLSMGAIDFGIIIDGAVVMVEGIFVALDHLAHKNGMDRYNKLSKLGLIKRTGGELGKAIFFSKLIIITALIPIFSFQKVEGKMFTPLAYTLGFALLGALLYTLTLVPVLCSILLKKNVREKSNPVVRFFDKTVVRGFEWCYARKKLSVVLATAFLGITLFSAKFLGTEFLPTLNEGALWVEAKMPMSSSLAETVKMVTTLRAKLNEFPEVNGVLSQTGRSNDGTDPSGFYYVQMQVNLKPKAEWKRKISQDELIEEMDAKLKQFQGINYNYSQPIIDNVAEAVAGMNASNAVKIYGDDLETLNAKANEVLEKIQNVPGIKDVGILRNIGQPEISVILHDHKMAQYGVSIADAQAVIEMAIGGKTASILYEGERKFDIRLRYEEQYRRTVDDIQQLMVPTLTGGKIPLKEISSIRTVTGPAFVYRDNNKRFIGVKFSVRERDLGSTIAEAQSKVKPLLASLPKGYSVSWSGEFENQVRATARLGQVVPISLVGIFILLFIMFSNAKDAGLVLINVPFALIGGILALHITHMNFGISAGVGFIALFGLCVQNGVILISVFNKNLAARMTLDEAIREGVKSRIRPVIMTALMAAIGLLPAAISTGIGSETQKPLAIVVIGGLITATVLTLLVFPIIYGFFNRKIRA from the coding sequence ATGAACAAATTCATCCGAGGCATCGTGGGCTTTTCGCTCAAGAACCGGTTCTTCATCTTCTTCATGACAGGCCTGCTGATCGTTTCGGGGGTTGTCAGCTACCAGCATACGCCGCTGGAAGCGTTTCCCGACGTGACCAACACGCAGATCATCATCGTTACGCAATGGAACGGACGCAGTGCGGAGGAAATCGAGCGGTTTGTGACCGTGCCGATCGAAGTCGCGATGAACTCCGTGCAGCAAAAAACCAATGTGCGGAGCACGACCATGTTCGGGCTGAGCATTGTGAAAATCATTTTCGATGATAATGTCGAGGACTTTTTCGCGCGGCAGCAGGTCAACAACCAGCTTCGCACGGTATCGCTGCCCGACGGCGTGGAGCCGGACGTGCAGCCGCCCTACGGCCCTACGGGTGAAATTTTCAGGTTCACATTGCAAAGCAAGGACCGCGACAGCCGCGAGCTGCTCACCTTGCACAAATGGGTGATCGACCGCCAGTTGCGCAGCGTACCGGGTGTAGCCGACGTGGTGGCGTTCGGCGGCCGCGATAAGATTTACGAGGTGCAGGTGAACCCTACCAAGCTCGTGAAATACAACATTACTCCGCTGGAAGTGTACCAGGCTGTTACCAAAAGCAATATCAATGTCGGCGGCGATGTGATCGAAAAGAACGGTCAGGCATATGTGGTGCGCGGGATCGGGCTTTTGAACTCCATCCCTGACATTCAAAACATTATCGTCGAATATGTAAAGGATTACCCCGTGCTCGTAAAAGATGTGGCCGATGTGAAAGAATCCGATATGCCGCGTGTGGGACAAGTGGGGCTGGATGGGAATGATGACGTCGTGGAGGGCATTGTCGTACAACGAAAAGGCGAAAACCCGAGCGAGGTGCTGGCGCGTGTGAAGGATAAAATTGAAGAGCTGAACACGAAAATCCTGCCGCCGGATGTAAAAATGGTCACGTTCTACGACCGTGATAACCTTATCGAATTCTGCGCGCATACCGTAAAGCATAACCTCGTCGAAGGCATTGTGCTGGTGACCGTGATCGTGTTCCTGTTCATGGCCGACTGGCGCACGACAGTGATCGTGTCCATCATCATCCCGCTCGCATTGCTTTTCGCATTCATGTGCCTGAAATTGATGGGCATGTCGGCCAACCTCCTCTCCATGGGCGCGATCGACTTCGGGATCATCATCGACGGTGCGGTGGTGATGGTGGAAGGCATTTTCGTGGCGCTCGACCATCTCGCGCACAAAAATGGGATGGACCGCTACAACAAACTCTCGAAACTGGGCCTCATCAAGCGCACCGGCGGTGAGCTCGGCAAAGCGATCTTCTTCTCCAAACTCATCATTATCACCGCGCTGATCCCCATTTTCAGTTTCCAGAAAGTGGAAGGCAAAATGTTTACGCCGCTTGCTTACACGCTCGGTTTCGCGTTGCTTGGTGCGCTGCTGTACACCCTCACACTGGTGCCTGTGCTTTGCTCTATTTTGTTGAAAAAGAATGTGCGCGAGAAGAGCAACCCGGTGGTTCGCTTCTTTGATAAAACTGTGGTCAGGGGATTTGAATGGTGCTATGCACGTAAAAAACTGAGCGTGGTGCTCGCAACTGCATTCTTGGGGATTACCCTGTTTTCCGCCAAATTCCTGGGCACCGAGTTCCTGCCAACGCTCAACGAAGGCGCATTGTGGGTGGAAGCCAAAATGCCGATGAGCAGCTCCCTGGCCGAAACGGTGAAGATGGTAACCACCCTTCGAGCCAAACTCAACGAATTCCCGGAAGTGAATGGGGTGTTATCTCAAACCGGCCGTTCCAACGACGGCACAGATCCGTCCGGCTTCTATTATGTGCAAATGCAGGTAAACCTGAAACCGAAGGCGGAATGGAAGCGCAAGATCAGCCAGGACGAGCTGATCGAGGAAATGGATGCGAAACTGAAACAATTCCAGGGCATCAACTACAATTATTCACAGCCGATCATCGACAATGTGGCCGAGGCTGTGGCAGGTATGAATGCCAGTAATGCAGTGAAAATCTACGGCGATGACCTCGAAACCCTGAATGCCAAGGCCAATGAGGTACTCGAAAAAATCCAGAACGTGCCTGGTATCAAGGATGTGGGCATCCTGCGCAACATCGGCCAGCCAGAAATCAGTGTGATCCTCCACGACCATAAAATGGCGCAATACGGCGTAAGCATTGCCGATGCCCAGGCCGTGATCGAAATGGCGATCGGCGGTAAAACTGCCTCTATTTTGTACGAAGGAGAGCGGAAATTCGATATCCGGCTACGTTATGAGGAACAATACCGCCGCACCGTCGATGACATTCAGCAACTGATGGTGCCTACCCTCACGGGCGGTAAAATCCCGCTGAAAGAAATCTCCTCCATCCGCACGGTTACCGGGCCGGCATTCGTGTACCGCGACAATAACAAGCGCTTCATCGGGGTGAAATTTTCCGTCCGCGAGCGCGACCTCGGCAGTACCATCGCCGAAGCGCAATCGAAGGTGAAACCGCTGCTTGCGTCGTTACCGAAAGGCTATTCGGTGAGCTGGTCGGGTGAGTTTGAAAACCAGGTGCGGGCTACGGCGCGTTTGGGCCAGGTGGTGCCGATCAGCCTCGTAGGCATATTCATCCTGCTATTCATCATGTTCAGCAATGCGAAGGATGCCGGGCTGGTGCTCATCAATGTGCCGTTTGCATTGATCGGCGGAATACTCGCGCTGCACATCACGCATATGAACTTCGGTATTTCGGCCGGCGTCGGTTTTATAGCCCTTTTCGGCCTCTGCGTTCAGAATGGGGTGATATTGATTTCAGTATTCAACAAAAACCTGGCTGCAAGAATGACACTCGACGAGGCGATACGGGAAGGTGTGAAGTCACGGATCAGGCCGGTGATCATGACGGCACTGATGGCGGCCATCGGGCTGCTGCCGGCGGCTATTTCCACCGGCATCGGCTCCGAAACTCAGAAACCGCTGGCGATCGTCGTGATCGGCGGGCTCATCACCGCAACCGTGCTTACGCTGCTGGTATTCCCGATCATTTACGGGTTTTTCAACCGGAAAATCCGGGCGTGA